From a single Polynucleobacter asymbioticus QLW-P1DMWA-1 genomic region:
- a CDS encoding alpha/beta fold hydrolase → MTKALLAFVIWIVSGAVTAQVFDIPHGEEAPTRTLLVSTAKPRALVLLFPGGGGVAGIFDNSSAKSRHTFVRSINLWGQYGIDAVLVDSPYDLGDLRRGNLRGRQDHLTRVNEAVSFYKTKLHLPVWIFGHSMGTSTATYYANNLPVGQEQIAGIIIAGTIHTASLNKEVSLPVLGIHHASDGCAGTPLSATADIIQNRPTKYISQLDVIEGGITEGNVCDSFAYHGFNQTEPELIKRAAQFILSH, encoded by the coding sequence ATGACTAAAGCTCTTTTGGCTTTTGTCATTTGGATTGTTAGTGGCGCAGTAACTGCCCAAGTTTTTGATATTCCGCATGGAGAAGAGGCACCCACTAGGACTTTGTTGGTAAGCACAGCAAAACCTCGCGCATTAGTATTACTTTTTCCTGGAGGTGGCGGTGTTGCGGGAATCTTTGATAACAGCTCAGCAAAGAGTCGACATACTTTTGTACGCTCAATAAACCTATGGGGTCAGTATGGTATTGATGCAGTATTGGTTGATAGCCCATATGATTTAGGGGATCTGCGCAGAGGAAATCTTCGGGGACGCCAGGATCATTTAACTAGGGTTAATGAGGCAGTTTCTTTCTATAAGACAAAACTTCATTTACCTGTTTGGATATTTGGGCACAGTATGGGGACTTCAACAGCCACCTACTATGCAAATAACTTGCCAGTAGGGCAGGAACAGATTGCGGGCATCATTATTGCCGGGACAATTCATACTGCATCTTTAAATAAGGAAGTAAGCCTTCCGGTTTTAGGGATTCATCACGCAAGCGACGGTTGTGCTGGCACTCCATTATCAGCGACTGCTGACATTATCCAAAATAGACCCACTAAATATATCTCTCAGCTCGATGTCATTGAAGGAGGTATTACGGAGGGCAATGTTTGCGATTCCTTTGCCTACCATGGCTTTAATCAAACCGAGCCTGAATTAATCAAACGAGCTGCTCAATTTATATTAAGTCATTAG
- the rfaD gene encoding ADP-glyceromanno-heptose 6-epimerase: MTIIVTGAAGFIGANIVQALNARGEKNIIAVDDLRPADKYRNLADLDIIDYLDKDEFLEAFRSGKLGKIKAVFHEGACSDTMETDGIFMMANNYRYTMDLLDICTEQKVQLLYASSAATYGGSDVFIESREHEKPLNIYGYSKFLFDQVMRKRFAENANTAQVVGFRYFNVYGPRESHKGRMASVAFHQYHQYKANGHVKLFGEYGGYGPGEQSRDFVSVEDVVKVNLFFLDHPEISGIFNLGSGRAQPFNDVAHAVANGMRKLDKATPATLQELVKEKAIEYIPFPDALRGKYQCFTQADLTKLRAAGYKEPFLNVEQGVGRYIEWLEANAGFLANPLDSK, translated from the coding sequence GTGACTATTATCGTAACTGGAGCAGCTGGTTTTATTGGTGCCAATATTGTCCAGGCGCTCAATGCGCGCGGCGAGAAAAATATCATTGCAGTCGACGACTTACGTCCTGCCGATAAATATCGAAATTTAGCTGATTTAGACATTATTGATTATCTTGATAAAGATGAATTTCTAGAGGCATTTAGAAGCGGAAAGCTTGGTAAGATCAAAGCCGTTTTTCATGAGGGTGCTTGTTCAGACACCATGGAAACAGACGGTATTTTCATGATGGCAAATAATTATCGCTACACCATGGATTTACTTGATATCTGCACAGAGCAAAAAGTACAGTTGCTGTATGCCTCTTCAGCGGCCACCTATGGCGGCTCTGATGTCTTTATCGAAAGCCGCGAGCATGAGAAGCCGCTCAATATCTATGGCTACTCTAAGTTTCTGTTTGACCAAGTAATGCGTAAGCGTTTTGCTGAGAACGCAAATACAGCACAAGTAGTGGGCTTTCGGTATTTCAATGTGTATGGCCCACGTGAGTCCCATAAAGGTCGCATGGCATCTGTGGCTTTTCATCAATACCATCAGTACAAGGCTAATGGCCATGTCAAACTGTTTGGTGAGTATGGCGGCTATGGCCCTGGTGAACAAAGCCGTGACTTTGTATCCGTTGAAGACGTAGTCAAAGTCAATTTATTCTTTTTAGACCACCCAGAAATTAGCGGCATCTTTAATTTGGGTAGCGGTCGTGCGCAGCCATTTAACGATGTTGCACATGCAGTAGCAAATGGGATGCGTAAGCTTGACAAGGCAACCCCAGCAACTTTGCAAGAATTGGTTAAAGAAAAAGCCATTGAGTACATTCCATTTCCAGATGCATTAAGAGGAAAATATCAGTGTTTTACCCAAGCAGACCTAACCAAGTTAAGGGCTGCAGGCTATAAAGAGCCCTTCCTGAATGTAGAGCAAGGTGTAGGCCGATACATTGAGTGGCTAGAGGCGAATGCGGGGTTTTTAGCCAATCCTTTAGATAGCAAATAA